The genomic interval TTCGCAAAGATGGTGTAATAACGAATTCAGATATGTACGGGTATCCAGCGAGTCACTATAATATACCCATGGAAGCAGTAGAGCGAATTGAATTAGTTCGCGGTACGGGATCCTTACAATATGGTGCTCAGTTTGGTGGATTAATAAATTACGTGGACAAGAAACCAACAGATAAAAAGCTTGGATTTGAAACAATCAATACGATAGGTTCTTATGGCTTGCTAAGTACTTATAATGCACTTTCAGGAACCCTTGGTAAATTTCGCTACAATGCCTGGTTGGCAAAAAAATCGAATACAGGATATCGGCATTTTGGTGATTCTAAATATAATGCAGAAAATATTTCCTTATATTATGATATTTCAGATGCAGTTCATTTAAAATTTGAATGGACGCATTCAAATTATCTTATTCATTTGGCAGGTGCATTAACAGATGCCGAATTTGAAAAAGATCCAAGGGCAGCAACCCGTACCCGAAATTATTATAACCCAGATATTCATGTTCCATCCATTAAACTGAATTGGAAAATTGGGCAAAATACAAAACTCAGTTTAACAACATCAGCAGTTCACGGGTATCGAAATAGTGTTTTATTTGATAAACCAACAAATATTAAGGATACCATTGTAGCTGCAACATTACAATATAATAACCGACAAGTAGATATTGATGAATTTAATAGTTTTACCAGCGAATTAAAAATATTACAATCCTATAAACTTCTGAAGCAGACAAGTACCCTGGTTGCAGGAATGCAGTATATGAATAATGATTTAAATAGAATGCAGCTTGGAAAAGGAACTACTGGAACTGATTTTGATTTGTCGCTTGTTAGTCCAGGATTTGGCAGGGATTTACATTTTAAAACAAAAAACATAGCTGTTTTTGCTGAAAATCGATTGGTAGCTTTTGAAAAATTTTCATTGAATGTAGGTATGCGTGTTGAAATTGGTGAAAGTAATTTATCAGGTAAAATTAATTATTATCCGGATGATAAATTGCCAAATACGATTAAGCATTCTTTTCCTCTTTTTGGTGTGAATGCTGAATATGCATTCAATTCAAAAAATAATATTTATGGAGGATGGTCTCAAGCATATCGACCTGTAATCTTAAAAGACATTATACCGGGTTCTATTTTCGAAAAATCAAATTCAAATCTTCAAGATGCTGAAGGTTCAAATCTGGAATTAGGATTTCGAGGATCCTGGAAGTTTTTTAAATGGGATGTAACCGGATTTATGGTTGATTATAATAATCGTTTAGGCACCATTGCACAAAAAGACAGTGCAGGAAATTTAATTATTTATCGAACGAATATTGGAAATTCACAAACAAAAGGTGTGGAATGCTTTATGCAAGTAGATATTTCTCTTGGTAAAAAATCCAGTCTAAACTTTTTTACATCCACTTCATATATGGATGCTAAATACAAAGATGCAGTCATTCGATCTGGGAATGATAATATTAGTGTAGATGGAAATAAAGTGGAAAGTGTACCTGAATGGATCTCTAGAAATGGATTCACTTTTAAATATTCAAAGCTTAGTTTAACTGCTTTAAGTAGCTTTACTTCAGAGTCCTTTGCAGATGCATTAAATACGGTGCAGCCTACATTAAATGGTGCTTCCGGATTAGTGCCATCCTACCATATTTTGGATTTAAATCTTACTATGGTTTTTACAGAAAATCTTAAAGTACAACTTAATGGGAATAATATATTAGATGCCCATTATTTCACTAAAAGACCACAGTTTTATCCAGGTCCAGGAATCTGGCCTTCGGATGGCAGAACGTTTTCATTAACGGTTGGCTATTCTTTAAATGTACAAGCAAATAATGTAGCAGGGAAGCCAATAAGTAATTATTGATGAATGCTTTTAAGGGAACGAATGTGAGTAGCTATTAAATATTTACTCTTAATTTTTGTTGGTTTTTAATCTATTCATATAATGGAGCATTGCACAACGTAGGCTCCATGTGAATCAAAATCAATAAAAGCCGCTGCAAGTAATTATTAAATAAGAGTATCGTTAAGTTTGCAGTATTAAATATTTATATGAAAGGAATTCCTTAAATTCATATAAATTTGTTTTAAAGTTTAATTTTAAATCCAATTAATCATTTTACGATGCATTTATCAACCAGTTCTGCGATAGAACAATTAGAATTATCCAAGAAGTTGTTTCTAGAATTATTCCGACATGGTAGTCTCAATCTTGAAATATATAAACCCATAAAAATTGATTATCAGTCGCCACACGATAGGGATGAAGTATATATTATTATTTCTGGGTCAGGGGACTTTGTATTATCAAAGGAAAAAATGAAATTTCAGCCAGGAGATTTTTTATTTGTACCAGCGGGCACTGAACATCATTTTGAAAATTTTTCAGATGATTTTGCAACTTGGGTAATGTTTTATGGAAAGTTAGGAGGAGAACTAAATCCTGATGTTTAAAGAATATTAATATTTTTGTTTGGAAGACGGACTATTTTACTGAAACTATATTTAATACAATTTTAGTTTGGTTCAGATTCAAAAATTTCATTTGAAAAATGGGATTTAATTTACCTTATTGGAATTAAGTCAGGACAAGCCTATTATAGCGCAAACATAATAGCATTTATCTTTGCGTTATGCGTCATGCTTGCCAACAGTGCTAACATCAAATTATCTGGAACAAACAACAAAACTGGAAGTTAAAAACAATAATTATTAAACAAAGAATTAAATTATAGCAATATGAAATCTATAACAGAAAAATCAACTGGTGAAACAATTACCTTTGTAAAGACAGGGAAAGACACTCAAGGTGCTTTTACAGAGATTATCTGCACTATTCCAGCTAGAAAAGATGGTCCACCGTCACATATTCATCCATTGCAAGACGAAATTTTTGAAGTTATTGAAGGCAAACTTGAACTTTCAGCTAAAGGCAAGAAAATTGTTCTTGAAGAAGGACAAAGTTTTAATGTTACAGCAAACACGGCACACACCTTTTCAAATCCACTTGACAGAGAGACAAAGTTCAGAGCGACATATAAACCTGCACTTGACATTGAATATGTCTTGGTGCAGGGGTTTGAAATAATAAACAGTCAATCTAATCCCAATAAACCGAGTTTTCAGATGATAGTTGATTTTGACTATTTGCTCAAAGAAATTCAAGGACAATACAAGTTTGCTGGTGCACCAGCCATTATATTCAAGGTTTTTGCAGCTATCGGAAGATTATTTTTCAAACCTAAGGTAAAATCGCTTAAAGACCACAATGCTTCGTTCTAAATTAGTTAATCAATTATTCAAGCAACTTTATAAAGAACCGATTAAGTCGGACTTCATTGACAGAGTAGCACGAACTCATAACAGCACATTTGCAATAGGCGGGTTTAAGTGCTCGACAGACAATTTAGTGGTAGCTGAAAGTTTTGTGCTCCGTATAAAGTTCAGTGGTAAAAATCCCGCCCATCGCAAATCTGCAAAACATTTTAATCCATTTTAGAACTGGAAGCTAATTGAACATGAAGTCAAAATCTTATTAGGTTCTAACATCATTTATGGTGCTATTCATGATTCCGCTATTAGTTTCAGCATTTCCTCTATTTTTACTCAAATTTTAACACATTGCAATTATTTACAAGCCTTAACAATCTTCAAATTTTTCTTAATCAGGAGAAATCCTTAGGCAAAACGATTTCTTTTGTCCCAACCATGGGGGCACTTCATTCAGGTCATATTTCTCTTATTGAGTTAGCACAAAAACATGCAGATGTATCTGTTTGTAGCATTTTTGTGAATCCTACGCAGTTTAATAATCCTGAAGATCTAATCAAATATCCACGGATGTTAGAACGAGATGCTTATTTATTAGAAAAAGAAGACTGTGATGTACTATTTGTTCCTAGAATCGATGAAATTTACCCTCCAGACCTTGATACTTCTGTAAATATTGAATTGGGAGGCTTGGATCTTGTAATGGAAGGAGAATTTCGGCCAGGCCATTTTAAAGGTATGTTGCAGGTCGTAAACCGTTTATTGGATATTGTAAAAGCGGATTTTTTGGTCATGGGGCAAAAGGATTTTCAACAATTTACCCTGGTTCAACATATGATCCAGCAACTTTCATTACCCGTTAAATTAATAATTGGAGAAACCTTGAGGGAAACCGATGGGTTGGCTATGAGTTCCCGAAATCTTAGGTTAACGCCAGAAATGAGGGAAAAGGCTCCAATCATCTTTGAATGTCTTATGCAACTTAAAAGGGATATTGGGCAGAAACCAATTGCAGAAATGTGTAGCAAAGTATGGCAGCTTATAACTGAAAAAGGCTTGAAAATGGAGTATTTACAAGTTGTAGATGGCATTCGTTTAGAGCTGTTGGAAAATCCTGAAAACCACCCTTTTATTGTCGCTTGTATCGCTGTTTGGGCTGGAGATGTGAGATTAATCGATAATTTGATACTAAAAGGGAGTTTAAATTGAACTAAACGCAGCTAAAAACCCTTTAAAGATTAGTATTGGTATTTTGCTAATTTTGCGCCCATGTTTTTACAATTCTTTAAATCTAAAATCCACCGAGCTACCGTTACGGAAGCAAATCTCAACTACGTTGGAAGTATTACCATCGATGAAGAATTGATGAAAGCAGCTAATATCTTTGAGGGAGAAAAGGTTCAGATCGTTAATAATAATAACGGAGAACGATTTGAAACCTATGTAATCAAAGGAGAACCGAACTCTGGAATGATTTGTTTAAACGGCGCTGCAGCTCGAAAAGTTGAAGTTGGGGATATTATTATCGTGATATCCTATGCCTTTATGACTCCTGAGGAAGCACAACATTTTCACCCGGTTTCTATCCATGTGGATGCAAACAATCGGATTAAATAATATCCTTTGTCATCACTTCTGAAAAAACTTTTGCAGTTTATACTTTTCTTAAGTATTGGCTTAAGTATTATGTATTATTTATTTCATAAAAATCAGATTGCTTATTTAGATTATTGTCAATTGCAACAAATTCCTGTTGAAAATTGCAGCTTACTCAATAAGTTAAAACAGGATTTTAGTACGCTGCATTATTTTTGGATATTCATGATTTTTGTTGGATTTGCAATGACCAATTATTCACGTACTGTGCGGTGGCAAATTATTCTGAAAACGATGAATTATAATACTCGTTTTGCAAATGCTTATTGTGCAATTAATGTGGGATACCTCGCAAATCTAGGGTTTCCCAGGATCGGTGAATTTGTGAGAGCAATGATATTTTCAAAATATGAAAAACTTCCTTTCGATAAAGTATTTGGATCTGTAGTTTTAGATCGAATAGCAGATATGCTTTCTTTTTTATTATTAATTTTATTAGCTGTTGCGCTAGATTTTCCTTTGTTTCAAACTTTTTTTACAAAGTATGCACATATTCCAACGTTTAATTTAAATTATTATATTGTAGGATTATTGATTGTTGTGGCAGCCTTGTTATTTTTTTTTCGAGCTATAATTTTGGAATTATCACTTGTGAAGAAATTTGCAAGTTTAATTTCAGGAGTTTGGGAAGGCATCCGATCTATTCGAAATTTAAAAGAGCGAAATCAATTTATTATACACACGATACTTATTTGGGTTTGGTTCTTTCTCATGTTCGTTTTTGCTTGTAAATCCTTTGAACCAACAGCAAATCTTCCAATAGTTCCAATGCTGGTTGTTTATGTATTTGGAAGCTTTGGAGTATTTATACCATCACCAGGCGGTATGGGTACATATCATTTTATGGTAATTCTAGGTTTAGGTTTATACGGTTTACAACAGGCAGATGCCTTTTCTTTTGCTAATATAGCGTTTACATTCGGACAATTTTTCGCACTTATAATATTTGGAGTTGGTTCTTTAATTGCATTACCCTGGTTTAATAAATCCCGTTAATTAATTTTGTAAAAGAAATGAAGTATTCTTTGGAATCGAAAATTTATACACAGGAATCGTTACAAGAAAAATGTAAAGAATGGAAAAACGATCAGAATGTTTTAGTATTTACAAATGGTTGCTTTGATATTTTACATGAAGGGCATGTTCGTTATTTATCAGAAGCTAAAACACTGGGTAATAAATTAATTGTTGCTTTAAATGCAGATGCATCGGTTCGCAAATTAAAAGGAGCCGGTCGTCCAATAAATTTACAAAATAGCAGAGCGATTGTGTTGGCTGGTTTGGAAAGTGTGGATGCAATTGTTGTTTTTTATGAAGAAACACCTTTTGAATTGATATCAAAAATTTTACCAAATGTACTTGTCAAAGGAGGGGATTGGAAAGTCGAACAAATCATAGGATCTGATGTTGTATTAAACACTGGTGGCAAGGTCTATTCATTGACATTTCATGCAGGATATTCAACGAGTTTAGTGGAACAAAAGATTAAAAATAAATCTTGATGAAAGTTAACGATCTGGCAAACTATCTGGAATCCATAGCACCCTTAAATTTACAAGAACCCTATGATAATTCAGGATTAATTGTAGGTCATCCGGAAATGGAAATTAAAGGTGTTATGTGTTCCCTGGATTGCACATTAGCCATATTAGAGGAAGCTAAAATTTTAGGATGTAACGTGGTTGTAAGTCATCATCCAATTATTTTTAAGGGATTAAAAAAGATTCATGGGATTCATTATGTAGATCAGGCAGTAATGTTTGCAATTAAAAATGACATGGCGATTTATGCTATTCATACGAACCTGGATTCCGTGTTTCGCCATGGTGTAAATGAAAAGATTGCTAAGAAATTAGAGCTTAAAAATTTACAAATCCTGTCACCCAAAATGGGTAATCCAGAAATTGGTATAGGAATGTTTGGTAATTTGGAGCAGGAGATGCAAACGCAGGATTTCTTAAAGTTTGTAAAGGATAGAATGCAAACAAAACTAATTCGCCATACTTCATTTTTGAAACCAACAATTAAAAACGTAGCTGTTACGGGTGGTGCTGGTGCATTTTTAATACAGGAAGCCATTCAGTCAGGAGCGGATATATTTATCACAGGCGATGTTAAATATCATGAATTTTTTGAGGCAAATTCACAAATAGTTCTTCTTGACATTGGACATTTTGAAAGTGAACAATTTACAATTGAACTATTATTTGGCTTGATTTCTGAGAAATTTCGTAATTTTGCAACCCATTGCACGAAAATTAGTACTAACCCGGTTCAATATTTTTGATTATGTCAAAAGCAACAGTTAACACAGATCTTCCTATAGCTTTGAAGCTCAAGCAATTATATGAATTACAGATCATAGATTCTGAGATTGATCAGGTTCATATCGTAAAAGGTGAATTGCCTGTAGCTGTTAGCGACCTTGAAGATGAAATAGCAGGTTTAATTACCAGGATCACTAAATTAGAATCTTCCATAGTTGATATGGAGAAGGATCAATCGAATCATAAAGTGAATATTAAAACTTCTGAAGAGAATATTAAGAAGTATGAAAAGCAGTTAAACGGTGTTAAGAATAACCGGGAATATGATGCTTTAAATAAAGAAATCAATTTGCAGCGTTTGGAAATTCAGCTTTCAGAAAAGAAAATGAAGGAAATGTTGGAACAAATAAAATTGAAAAAAACGGCATTAGATGGCGTAAAGGAACGTCAGGATTTAAAGCAAAAGGAAGTTCAAGAAAAGAAAGAAGAGCTTAGTAAAATTATTGAAAAAACAGAAAAGGAAGAAGCAACGCTTACCAAAAAATCTGAAAAATATAGAAAAGTTATTGAATCCCGATTATTATTAGCTTACCATAATATACGTTTAAGATATCGCAATGGACTTGCGGTTGTAACGGTAAAAAGGAATGCCTGCGGTGGTTGTTTTAATCAAATACCGCCTCAAGTTCAATTAGAAATTGGATTGCGTAAAAAAATCATTGCTTGTGAACACTGCGGTCGTGTCTTGGTAGACGATCAGATAATGGAAGTGGAAGGATAATATTATATCCAAACTTCAAAATGTTTAGACTATCCAAAGTCATTTCATTTAGTATTTCTTTTCTTTGTTTTAGTGCTTCCTATTCGCAGCAGAGTTTTTGCAAATTCACTCCTGAAATAAAAGCAATATATAATACGATCCTGCAATTGGATTTGGAACAGGCTAAAGTTGAATTAGGAAACAAGCCAATTAAAGATCCAAACAAAGCCTATTTATTACTTGAAAACTCAATCGATTTTTATAAATACTTTATCCTAGAAGAAACACCTGATTTAGAAGCATCTAAGAAACAAAAAGAACTTCGTCTCCGCACCATTGAAATAGCGGCTTTACCAATTGAATGGAGTCGTTTTTTGAAAGCAGAGTTACTTCTTCAATGGGCAATGATTCATGTTAAACAAGGTGATTTTCTAATTGGTTTTCAAAATTTTCGGGAAGCTGTTAGTTTATTGGAAGCGAATGTTGAGCAGTATCCAGATTTTAAGTATAGTTATAAATCCTTGGGTATTTTACATGCTTTACTTGCTGGAATTCCGGAATCATTTAAATGGGCGGCACAACTTATTGGTTTAAAAGGACATTTGGTTACTGGAAAAGAGGAATTACAAGGTTTTATAATGTTTGCAGAAACCAATCAAGATTTGTTTTTAGAAGAGGCATATGGAGCCATGAGTTTTTTAATTTCATATCTTGAAAACAAACCTGAGCAAGGCTATAATTATTGGATTAAAAAATGGGATTAAAGGAACCCAATCCTTTATATGCATTTGTACAAAGCAGGTTAGCAATTCGAGCAAACTATAATGATGCGGCTATAAATATTTTGCAATCACTGCCTATCGAAGAGCGAAATAAATTACCTTATTTACATTTTCTATTGGGTCTTGTAAAATTACAAAAATTGGATGTTAATGCAGAACCAAGTTTTAAATTTTATTTGCAGCAATATAAAGGTCAATCACATCTTAAAGAATGTTACCAAAAATTAGCGTGGAGTTCTTTAATTCATGGGAATCGAGCTTTGTATCATTTATATATTTCAAAATGTTTGACTCAAGGAATTCAAGTAAGCGATGAAGATAAACAAGCCTATTTAGAAGCATCTCGAAAGCAAAAGCCGGATTCTATTTTATTGCGGGCGCGTTTATTATGTGATGGGGCATATGTTGGGAAAGCATGGGAAACACTTTTAAAAGTGAAAGATGATTATTATAAAAACCCTGTATTTCAACTGGAGTGCGCATATCGTTTAGGTAGAATTTTCCAGTTGAAAAAGGAATACGCGCAGGCATTGATTCATTTTGAAGATGCGGTTCATTTTGATCTTGAGGAACGGACTTATATGTCGTGCAATGCTTTATTACAAATGGGATTAATTAAAGAAGCCTTGAATCAAAAGAATGAAGCACGCACGTACTTTAAATCTGTATTAGACAGGAAACCGGACCAATATCAGCGATCGATGCAACAGAAAGCTAAATCTGGTCTTTCGAGGTTAAATTGAACGTCAAATTAAAATCTAAAAGCAATTCTTTAAATAAAGCCTACATTATTAAGAAAAATCCTATTTTTGCGACCCGAATTATTTAAAATTTACCACTTTTTGCACACACACTCACATATATTTAGGATTTGGCGTGGTAGCTCAGCTGGTTAGAGCGTGCGATTCATAATCGCAAGGTCGGGAGTTCAACCCTCCCTCACGCTACAAAAGAGAGATAAAAAGAAGGAGTCGATTAAGGAATTGGCTCCTTTTTTTATGTAAATGAAAGTGAAAAGCTGGTTACCTACCTGACCTTCGTCAAGTAGGCAGGGATCGTGCGATTCATAATCGCAAGGTCGGGAGTTCAATCCTCCCTCACGCTACAAAAGAGAGATAAAAAGAAGGAGTCGATTAAGGAATTGACTTCTTTTTAATCTAGGAAAGAAAAATATATCGCTAATAAATTTCCAATTAAATTCTATCAGCAATTATTATTCATTGAAAAGAATCGAAATTCTGGAATTATTGCAAGGAATAAAGCACATTTTAAGAAGCCAGCCCCAAATGCTTACAAATTAGATATTATTTCAATTTTACATAATGGGTTTAGTTTTGACGACCAAAGCATGATATTATGGAACGCGATCATTCAGCAAAAACGAATATCCTTTAGTATTTTTATGGGTCAGGTTAAAAAACTGGGAAGCAAGAAATATCTTTTCTTTTAATAATCGGGTATCCGTTCGAAATACAGCGCGTGGCGAGTATTTTTCGCCCTTGCTTTAAGGAATTTCTTTTATTCAATGAATCTGAGTTTCACTATCGTGTTGAGCAAAAAACTTTGGTAGAAAATTAGAAGCTGATGCCTGGTGAGTAAGCAAAAGCGCCTTATTTCGAACAAGCTTTTTGGTTCTTTTGAGCGATTGCAAAAGAACGAAAGATTTTTGATCACGCTACACTCTATAGATATAAGTAAATTATTTTGAAAATTCAGAATCGAATTCTATAAGATTTAATATTGAAGACATTTTATTTTAGTCCCCAAATTTAAATGTGTTCCATTTTTATTTACTGGATAGTTTGTGTTTGAATGGGATTCTTAAATAGGTAGGTTTTTAAAATGAACACTATTTTTTTAGTGGATAGGAATTCATCAGATTAGGGATAAAATGCAATTGAAAAAATTCTCTTTTGATGTATTGGTAGCATCCTATTTTAGTGAATTTAAACACGCGAATTATATGATATTATCGAGTGCTTAATTAGATTCATACATTGTAAAATAATTATTTGCTTTGATTCTTTTGTGCAATGAACTCGCGGACATTTATGAATCGGAAAACAAAAGCTAAAAACAGAACAATTAGGCCTGATAAAATTGCTTTAACCGACCAGTTTAATTCAAATAATTTAATGCCATAGACAAGTAGTGTTGATAAAATTATAAAACTAATTATTTTTAACCAAAACTTTGACTCAAGTCTAATATTGGTATTTCGTTCAATGTACCAAACTTGAGCTAAAAACAAACAAGAGTGCGTTACTATGGTAATAAATGCAGCACCCAGTACTCCCCAATGTGATATCATAAATAAATTAGCGCCAATACTTATCAGGAATGCAATAAAATAATAAAATAGTAATTTATTTTCTTTATGAATCGCCTGGAATAATGCACCGTAAATATAATTTAAACTGGCAGGAATAAATGCAAGCATGCAGAGCGAGAATGTAGTGGACCAATATAAATCTGATTGATGATATAATAAATTCATGATTTCACTTGAATAAAAACAACTTACAAGCACAATCGAAAGCGTTAGGCTAACTAATAAATTCATGGACATCTTAAACAAATCTGATAATTTGTTTTGATCATTATAGAGTACTGAAAACATGGCAAGTAATAAACTTCCAAATGCTAAAGAAATCATACTCGAGGCTTCAAATAATCGCATGGAGGCTGCATAAATTCCGGATTCATGCTCCCCTTTTTCCATTATTCTGCCTATAAGAAATACATCAATTTTATTATATAATGAACTAAATAAATAAATACCTGCAAAGGGAAGACAAGCAAGTAGAATTTTTTTTACTTCTGAATATTTTAACCATTTTATTGAAATATTCAGCTGTTTTTTTGCAACAAATAAAACAGCAGTTACTAAAGTTAATGAAAGGGAAATCGTTTGAATCCAAATAAAGGATTGAATTCCTATATAATTTGAGAACGCCGTATGCCAAAGCAAAAAGCTACCCAAGGCAATCAGTAAAATGCGATCTAAAATAGAGATAAAACTATCTGTTTTATAA from Saprospiraceae bacterium carries:
- a CDS encoding tetratricopeptide repeat protein, yielding MGLKEPNPLYAFVQSRLAIRANYNDAAINILQSLPIEERNKLPYLHFLLGLVKLQKLDVNAEPSFKFYLQQYKGQSHLKECYQKLAWSSLIHGNRALYHLYISKCLTQGIQVSDEDKQAYLEASRKQKPDSILLRARLLCDGAYVGKAWETLLKVKDDYYKNPVFQLECAYRLGRIFQLKKEYAQALIHFEDAVHFDLEERTYMSCNALLQMGLIKEALNQKNEARTYFKSVLDRKPDQYQRSMQQKAKSGLSRLN
- a CDS encoding polysaccharide biosynthesis C-terminal domain-containing protein; protein product: MKREFAINILILLVLGLLIKAFYLLGIDRQMQLKLGTESYGIYFQLLNFTLLFQFINDFGIQNYTNRYVSQNRKTIHLEYKDFAGVKIILSIIYGLCILLFAFVLPLEAERVPILMHLAFNQVLVSGIFFFRSSISGLGFYKTDSFISILDRILLIALGSFLLWHTAFSNYIGIQSFIWIQTISLSLTLVTAVLFVAKKQLNISIKWLKYSEVKKILLACLPFAGIYLFSSLYNKIDVFLIGRIMEKGEHESGIYAASMRLFEASSMISLAFGSLLLAMFSVLYNDQNKLSDLFKMSMNLLVSLTLSIVLVSCFYSSEIMNLLYHQSDLYWSTTFSLCMLAFIPASLNYIYGALFQAIHKENKLLFYYFIAFLISIGANLFMISHWGVLGAAFITIVTHSCLFLAQVWYIERNTNIRLESKFWLKIISFIILSTLLVYGIKLFELNWSVKAILSGLIVLFLAFVFRFINVREFIAQKNQSK
- a CDS encoding aspartate 1-decarboxylase: MFLQFFKSKIHRATVTEANLNYVGSITIDEELMKAANIFEGEKVQIVNNNNGERFETYVIKGEPNSGMICLNGAAARKVEVGDIIIVISYAFMTPEEAQHFHPVSIHVDANNRIK
- a CDS encoding cupin domain-containing protein, which gives rise to MKSITEKSTGETITFVKTGKDTQGAFTEIICTIPARKDGPPSHIHPLQDEIFEVIEGKLELSAKGKKIVLEEGQSFNVTANTAHTFSNPLDRETKFRATYKPALDIEYVLVQGFEIINSQSNPNKPSFQMIVDFDYLLKEIQGQYKFAGAPAIIFKVFAAIGRLFFKPKVKSLKDHNASF
- the rfaE2 gene encoding D-glycero-beta-D-manno-heptose 1-phosphate adenylyltransferase; the encoded protein is MKYSLESKIYTQESLQEKCKEWKNDQNVLVFTNGCFDILHEGHVRYLSEAKTLGNKLIVALNADASVRKLKGAGRPINLQNSRAIVLAGLESVDAIVVFYEETPFELISKILPNVLVKGGDWKVEQIIGSDVVLNTGGKVYSLTFHAGYSTSLVEQKIKNKS
- a CDS encoding pantoate--beta-alanine ligase; amino-acid sequence: MQLFTSLNNLQIFLNQEKSLGKTISFVPTMGALHSGHISLIELAQKHADVSVCSIFVNPTQFNNPEDLIKYPRMLERDAYLLEKEDCDVLFVPRIDEIYPPDLDTSVNIELGGLDLVMEGEFRPGHFKGMLQVVNRLLDIVKADFLVMGQKDFQQFTLVQHMIQQLSLPVKLIIGETLRETDGLAMSSRNLRLTPEMREKAPIIFECLMQLKRDIGQKPIAEMCSKVWQLITEKGLKMEYLQVVDGIRLELLENPENHPFIVACIAVWAGDVRLIDNLILKGSLN
- a CDS encoding Nif3-like dinuclear metal center hexameric protein, with amino-acid sequence MKVNDLANYLESIAPLNLQEPYDNSGLIVGHPEMEIKGVMCSLDCTLAILEEAKILGCNVVVSHHPIIFKGLKKIHGIHYVDQAVMFAIKNDMAIYAIHTNLDSVFRHGVNEKIAKKLELKNLQILSPKMGNPEIGIGMFGNLEQEMQTQDFLKFVKDRMQTKLIRHTSFLKPTIKNVAVTGGAGAFLIQEAIQSGADIFITGDVKYHEFFEANSQIVLLDIGHFESEQFTIELLFGLISEKFRNFATHCTKISTNPVQYF
- a CDS encoding cupin domain-containing protein, yielding MHLSTSSAIEQLELSKKLFLELFRHGSLNLEIYKPIKIDYQSPHDRDEVYIIISGSGDFVLSKEKMKFQPGDFLFVPAGTEHHFENFSDDFATWVMFYGKLGGELNPDV
- a CDS encoding TonB-dependent receptor; translation: MKYTLSLLLFCCLNSDIISQDFNDSIKNINLKVIEIGGNRNSPDINRLDAIQNNFIYSGKKNEIIELTNKDVALSEKYGRQIFSKVPGVFVYDMDGTGNQMNISTRGLDPHRGWEFNIRKDGVITNSDMYGYPASHYNIPMEAVERIELVRGTGSLQYGAQFGGLINYVDKKPTDKKLGFETINTIGSYGLLSTYNALSGTLGKFRYNAWLAKKSNTGYRHFGDSKYNAENISLYYDISDAVHLKFEWTHSNYLIHLAGALTDAEFEKDPRAATRTRNYYNPDIHVPSIKLNWKIGQNTKLSLTTSAVHGYRNSVLFDKPTNIKDTIVAATLQYNNRQVDIDEFNSFTSELKILQSYKLLKQTSTLVAGMQYMNNDLNRMQLGKGTTGTDFDLSLVSPGFGRDLHFKTKNIAVFAENRLVAFEKFSLNVGMRVEIGESNLSGKINYYPDDKLPNTIKHSFPLFGVNAEYAFNSKNNIYGGWSQAYRPVILKDIIPGSIFEKSNSNLQDAEGSNLELGFRGSWKFFKWDVTGFMVDYNNRLGTIAQKDSAGNLIIYRTNIGNSQTKGVECFMQVDISLGKKSSLNFFTSTSYMDAKYKDAVIRSGNDNISVDGNKVESVPEWISRNGFTFKYSKLSLTALSSFTSESFADALNTVQPTLNGASGLVPSYHILDLNLTMVFTENLKVQLNGNNILDAHYFTKRPQFYPGPGIWPSDGRTFSLTVGYSLNVQANNVAGKPISNY
- a CDS encoding flippase-like domain-containing protein, with the protein product MSSLLKKLLQFILFLSIGLSIMYYLFHKNQIAYLDYCQLQQIPVENCSLLNKLKQDFSTLHYFWIFMIFVGFAMTNYSRTVRWQIILKTMNYNTRFANAYCAINVGYLANLGFPRIGEFVRAMIFSKYEKLPFDKVFGSVVLDRIADMLSFLLLILLAVALDFPLFQTFFTKYAHIPTFNLNYYIVGLLIVVAALLFFFRAIILELSLVKKFASLISGVWEGIRSIRNLKERNQFIIHTILIWVWFFLMFVFACKSFEPTANLPIVPMLVVYVFGSFGVFIPSPGGMGTYHFMVILGLGLYGLQQADAFSFANIAFTFGQFFALIIFGVGSLIALPWFNKSR